The following coding sequences are from one Dioscorea cayenensis subsp. rotundata cultivar TDr96_F1 unplaced genomic scaffold, TDr96_F1_v2_PseudoChromosome.rev07_lg8_w22 25.fasta BLBR01001243.1, whole genome shotgun sequence window:
- the LOC120255921 gene encoding probable protein S-acyltransferase 7 has protein sequence MYVAPPPQDTDPVAAAMARGGSPRVYEVWRGSNVFFLGGRFIFGPDVRSLFLTIFLIVVPVAVFCVFVARKLMNHFPHHLGISIMVVAVAFTLYDLTLLLLTSGRDPGIIPRNMHPPEPDAVEGSSDVGGEQTPQFRIPRMKDVTVNGITVKVKYCDTCMLYRPPRCSHCSICNNCVERFDHHCPWVGQCIGRRNYRFFFMFVFSTTLLCIYVFGFCWVYIKKIMDAEHTNIWRAMLKTPASIALIIYTFISVWFVGGLSVFHLYLISGNQTTYENFRYRYDRRDNPYNRGLVVNFKEVFFTSIPPPKSKFRARVPPDEGMKSSSMKSSSFSEGFISPSMGKAARDLGMGVKPMTWGEARTMGDLEAVMSNDAAEDKDSRINNASPDPMQRISSEGLEGQALMQPRRSSWGRKSGSWDISPDIMTLASGIGDSNRLSSDSSRRASINYSNR, from the exons ATGTACGTTGCCCCGCCGCCACAGGATACTGATCCAGTTGCTGCGGCGATGGCGAGAGGAGGATCTCCGAGGGTTTATGAGGTTTGGAGAGGAAGCAAT GTGTTCTTTCTCGGAGGGAGGTTTATATTTGGGCCTGATGTCAGATCTTTATTCCTCACAATATTCCTCATTGTTGTTCCAGTTGCAGTATTCTGTGTATTTGTTGCGAGAAAGCTAATGAACCACTTTCCGCATCATCTAGGAATATCCATCATGGTTGTTGCTGTTGCATTCACATTATAT GACTTgactcttcttctcctcacttCTGGAAGAGATCCTGGTATTATACCTCGTAATATGCATCCTCCTGAACCAGATGCCGTTGAGGGGAGCTCTGATGTCGGAGGTGAACAAACTCCACAGTTTCGTATACCTCGAATGAAGGATGTCACTGTCAATGGGATCACTGTAAAGGTTAAATACTGTGATACTTGCATGCTGTACCGACCTCCACGTTGTTCTCACTGCTCAATCTGCAATAACTGTGTTGAACGGTTTGACCATCACTGCCCTTGGGTCGGGCAATGCATTGGCCGT AGAAATTACAGATTCTTTTTTATGTTCGTCTTCTCAACAACTCTACTCTGTATTTATGTTTTCGGATTCTGCTGGGTGTACATTAAGAAGATCATGGATGCTGAGCATACGAACATCTGGAGAGCAATGCTCAAGACTCCGGCCTCAATTGCATTGATCATATACACATTTATCTCAGTTTGGTTTGTCGGCGGCCTTTCAGTGTTCCATCTTTATCTTATCAGTGGCAACCAG ACAACATATGAGAATTTTAGATACCGCTATGACCGGCGAGATAATCCATATAACCGGGGATTGGTGGTGAATTTCAAGGAAGTCTTCTTCACAAGCATTCCTCCTCCAAAGAGTAAATTCCGTGCTCGAGTGCCACCCGATGAAGGAATGAAGTCAAGCTCAATGAAGTCAAGCTCATTCAGTGAAGGTTTTATCAGCCCAAGCATGGGCAAAGCTGCCAGAGATCTTGGGATGGGTGTGAAGCCGATGACTTGGGGTGAAGCCAGAACAATGGGTGATTTAGAAGCGGTAATGAGCAACGACGCAGCAGAGGACAAGGACAGCAGAATCAACAATGCATCTCCGGATCCAATGCAGAGAATTTCTTCAGAGGGGTTGGAAGGACAAGCATTGATGCAACCAAGGAGGTCGAGCTGGGGTAGAAAGAGTGGGAGCTGGGATATTTCGCCCGATATCATGACTTTAGCATCAGGAATCGGTGATTCGAATCGACTTAGCAGTGACAGCAGTCGTCGTGCTAGTATCAACTATTCCAATAGATAG
- the LOC120255919 gene encoding mitochondrial import inner membrane translocase subunit TIM8, whose translation MAGMENSQELQRFLEQEKQKAMISEMVGKLTSVCWDKCITGSPGSKFSSSETSCLTSCAQRYMDMSIIIMKRFQSM comes from the exons ATGGCTGGGATGGAAAATTCGCAGGAGCTTCAGCGATTTCTTGAG CAAGAGAAGCAGAAAGCCATGATCAGCGAGATGGTTGGGAAACTCACAAGTGTATGCTGGGACAAATGCATCACTGGCAGTCCAGGCAGCAAGTTTAGCTCCAGCGAGACCAGCTGCCTTACGAGCTGCGCGCAGAGGTATATGGACATGAGCATCATAATCATGAAGCGTTTTCAGTCAATGTAG
- the LOC120255918 gene encoding NAC domain-containing protein 83-like, with protein sequence MENSSFCQNRIVRLPPGFRFHPTDEELVDQYLKRKALGLTLPSFIIPEIDLSEHDPWDLPGPMEQEKYFFNLREAKYRTGSRNNRKTISGYWKATGRDKPVVISKNNQVVGMKKVLVFYKGKPLHGSKTIWIMHEYRLNSGLIDNMNSYDWVLCRIFMKKRATKMEGKSYIDFVRPCSSPESSCVTDVGGDLDDTSSRNIA encoded by the exons ATGGAAAATTCGAGTTTTTGTCAAAATAGAATAGTGAGGCTTCCGCCGGGTTTTCGATTTCATCCGACCGACGAAGAGCTTGTTGATCAGTACTTGAAGAGGAAGGCCTTGGGCTTAACTTTGCCATCGTTTATTATTCCTGAGATTGATCTTAGCGAGCATGATCCATGGGACTTGCCag GTCCAATGGAGCAAGAGAAGTACTTCTTCAACCTTAGAGAGGCCAAATACAGAACTGGAAGCCGAAACAACCGAAAAACAATCTCCGGCTACTGGAAAGCAACCGGCCGAGATAAACCAGTGGTCATCTCGAAGAATAATCAAGTTGTCGGAATGAAGAAGGTGCTAGTTTTCTACAAAGGAAAGCCTCTTCATGGTTCTAAGACTATTTGGATCATGCATGAGTATCGCCTAAACTCCGGCCTCATCGATAAT atGAATTCTTATGACTGGGTGCTCTGTCGAATTTTTATGAAGAAGAGAGCTACCAAAATGGAAGGCAAGAGTTATATCGATTTCGTTAGGCCGTGTTCATCGCCGGAATCAAGCTGTGTTACTGATGTTGGTGGTGATCTTGATGATACTAGTTCAAGAAACATTGCTTAA